One genomic region from Gemmatimonadota bacterium encodes:
- a CDS encoding prolyl oligopeptidase family serine peptidase gives MRNPSLVFLAFASLAASVLDAQTTRPSFTIPQILSAPFPTDFVASPHGDAVAWVFDQAGPENLWIARAPDWRARAITPYTADDGWEMSSPRWLADGSGVVFVRGSGRNDRGEYPNPALDAHGRSQLVMLARIDGGAPRSLAEGASPEPSPDGKIVAFTRGGVIYTVTLDSGAHERRLFVGRGRDGNIRWSPDGSAIAFTSTRVDHSFIGVFNVRDSTLRYMDPSVDDDGYPVWSPDGRSVAFIRQPTITRQPQHALRRTGQRWSILVADPATGTARELWRAASGPGSMFRRTDSRDQIIWTADNRIAFPWESGGWNRLYSVSAIATSAAPVALTIGEREVVSATAGIDGHSILYAANEGNRIDLLHIWSVPASGGAPTPLTSGGGIEWGPAALQGGVALLHSGATTPARPAMLRERGAIADLAPTAIPADFPSAQLATPQQVTFRSTDGLLLHGQLFLPPTARDGKRHPAVVFYHGGSQRQMLLGFNPMGYYHNAYGLNQYLASRGYVVLSVNYRSGIGYGLDFREALDYGPGGGAEARDAIAAAHYLRARREVDPARIGVWGGSYGGYMTALSLARDPADYKVGVDFAGVHDWNLEWSRMEDTWDEDREMKARRLAYASSPMSDLSHWRAPVLLIQGDDDRNVDFRQTVQLTEDLRNRGVHVETLIYPDETHEWLLHSHWIQSYETTAAFLERYLR, from the coding sequence ATGCGCAATCCTTCACTTGTCTTCCTGGCATTCGCATCTCTCGCAGCGTCCGTTCTTGATGCCCAGACAACCAGGCCGTCGTTCACCATCCCGCAGATACTGAGCGCGCCGTTTCCGACGGATTTTGTTGCGTCGCCGCATGGGGACGCGGTCGCCTGGGTCTTCGATCAGGCCGGCCCCGAAAATCTCTGGATCGCGCGCGCACCGGACTGGCGTGCGCGTGCAATCACGCCATACACTGCCGACGACGGCTGGGAAATGAGCTCGCCTCGCTGGCTCGCTGACGGGAGCGGCGTGGTGTTCGTACGCGGATCGGGCAGGAACGATCGTGGCGAGTATCCCAATCCCGCGCTCGACGCGCATGGCCGGAGCCAGCTTGTGATGCTGGCTCGGATCGATGGCGGCGCACCGCGTTCGCTCGCCGAGGGCGCGTCACCGGAGCCGTCACCGGATGGGAAGATCGTGGCTTTTACGCGGGGCGGCGTGATCTACACGGTCACGTTAGATAGCGGCGCCCACGAAAGGCGGCTGTTCGTCGGGCGCGGACGCGACGGAAACATCCGATGGTCGCCGGACGGTTCGGCGATAGCATTCACGAGCACTCGTGTCGATCACTCGTTCATCGGCGTATTCAACGTGCGAGATTCGACGCTTCGGTACATGGATCCGTCGGTGGACGATGACGGCTATCCCGTCTGGTCGCCGGATGGACGCTCTGTCGCATTCATAAGGCAGCCGACCATCACGCGGCAGCCACAGCACGCGCTGAGGCGTACCGGGCAGCGATGGTCAATTCTCGTCGCCGATCCGGCGACGGGTACCGCGCGCGAGCTCTGGCGCGCCGCGTCCGGGCCGGGAAGCATGTTCCGTCGCACCGACTCACGCGATCAGATCATCTGGACTGCAGACAATCGCATCGCGTTCCCATGGGAGTCCGGAGGCTGGAACAGACTCTACTCGGTATCCGCCATTGCTACATCTGCGGCACCGGTAGCGCTCACGATTGGCGAGCGCGAGGTAGTGTCGGCCACGGCCGGAATCGATGGACACAGCATCCTGTACGCGGCGAACGAAGGGAACAGGATCGACCTGTTGCACATCTGGTCGGTGCCTGCGAGCGGTGGAGCGCCGACACCCCTGACGTCTGGAGGCGGCATCGAGTGGGGGCCGGCGGCTCTGCAGGGCGGTGTTGCGCTGCTTCACTCGGGCGCGACGACGCCCGCGCGGCCCGCGATGTTGCGGGAACGCGGCGCCATCGCCGATCTCGCTCCAACCGCAATCCCAGCCGATTTTCCCTCGGCACAGCTCGCGACTCCGCAGCAGGTCACCTTCCGATCCACCGACGGCCTGCTGTTGCACGGACAGCTCTTTCTCCCGCCCACCGCACGCGACGGAAAGCGACATCCGGCCGTCGTCTTCTACCACGGCGGGTCCCAGCGCCAGATGCTGCTTGGCTTCAATCCGATGGGCTACTACCACAACGCTTACGGACTCAATCAGTATCTCGCGAGCCGGGGCTACGTCGTACTGTCGGTAAACTACCGCAGCGGAATCGGCTACGGACTCGATTTCCGCGAAGCGCTCGACTACGGCCCGGGTGGCGGCGCCGAGGCGCGCGACGCAATCGCCGCAGCGCATTATCTACGTGCGCGGCGTGAAGTCGATCCCGCGCGCATCGGTGTTTGGGGAGGGTCGTACGGCGGTTACATGACAGCGCTGTCGCTCGCGCGGGATCCGGCCGACTACAAGGTCGGCGTGGATTTCGCCGGCGTGCACGACTGGAATCTCGAGTGGAGCAGGATGGAGGACACGTGGGACGAGGATCGCGAGATGAAGGCACGTCGCCTCGCGTACGCGTCGTCGCCGATGAGCGATCTGTCGCACTGGCGCGCACCAGTGCTGCTGATTCAAGGCGACGACGACCGCAACGTGGACTTCAGGCAGACCGTGCAGCTGACGGAGGACCTGCGCAACCGCGGTGTGCACGTCGAAACGCTCATCTATCCCGACGAAACGCACGAATGGTTGTTGCATTCGCACTGGATTCAATCATACGAAACAACGGCGGCGTTTCTGGAACGGTATTTACGATGA
- a CDS encoding serine hydrolase, giving the protein MWNYRPAHDKCRTLPGVAGDVATLRLTVASLLFAAMACSRVSPAASPATDLRAQIEARVARAPGALVGVAYIDLATGDTLFINADSLMHAASTMKVPVMMRLFRESDAGRLSLSQRIPVVNRFTSIVDGSPYVQDPGVDSDSAMYKLVGDSVTIRDLIQHMITRSSNLATNTLIALANPDSVNAMMRSLGARRMLVLRGVEDEKAFEKGLNNMATARDLAILLRDIETGKAASPASTDSMRAILLAQQFNEKIPAGLPAGTRVAHKTGDITAIAHDAAIVYPANRKPYILVVLTKGIEKEPVADSLIADVSRIVYRHAMATH; this is encoded by the coding sequence ATGTGGAACTACAGACCTGCGCACGATAAGTGCCGCACGCTACCCGGCGTGGCCGGCGATGTCGCCACGCTCCGACTTACGGTTGCATCCCTCCTCTTCGCTGCAATGGCGTGCAGCCGCGTATCACCGGCTGCTTCACCAGCGACTGACCTCAGAGCGCAGATCGAGGCCCGCGTCGCCCGCGCCCCCGGCGCACTCGTCGGCGTTGCGTACATCGACCTCGCCACAGGCGATACGCTCTTCATCAATGCCGATAGCCTCATGCATGCGGCGAGCACGATGAAGGTTCCGGTCATGATGCGACTCTTTCGCGAATCGGACGCAGGTCGTCTCTCGCTCAGCCAACGCATCCCGGTCGTGAATCGGTTCACGTCGATAGTCGACGGATCGCCGTACGTGCAGGATCCAGGTGTCGATAGCGACAGCGCGATGTACAAGCTGGTTGGCGACTCCGTGACGATACGGGATCTCATCCAGCACATGATCACGCGATCCAGCAATCTTGCGACGAACACGCTCATAGCTCTCGCAAACCCCGATAGTGTCAACGCAATGATGCGCTCGCTCGGCGCTCGACGCATGCTGGTGCTGCGCGGCGTGGAAGACGAGAAGGCGTTCGAGAAAGGACTCAACAACATGGCGACTGCTCGCGATCTCGCCATTCTTCTGAGAGACATCGAGACGGGAAAGGCCGCTTCACCAGCGTCGACGGACTCGATGCGCGCAATCCTCCTGGCGCAGCAATTCAACGAGAAAATCCCCGCCGGTCTCCCGGCCGGCACACGCGTCGCGCACAAGACGGGGGACATCACAGCCATCGCGCACGACGCGGCGATCGTATATCCTGCAAACCGCAAACCCTACATCCTCGTGGTTCTTACCAAAGGCATCGAGAAGGAGCCCGTTGCCGATTCGCTGATAGCCGACGTGTCGCGCATTGTCTACCGGCATGCGATGGCAACTCACTGA